The following are from one region of the Magnetococcales bacterium genome:
- a CDS encoding MarR family transcriptional regulator, translated as MDEELQEIIEQQRIHWPESFHELLTPFFHTLHRAHGVILGQAFKVMGHHDLSPAEFDVLASLRRSAPPHEMTPSQLQKALLLTSGGLTKVLQELERRHLITRSTAMEDRRVKPVRLTVDALPLVEQVMNSMIRQVGGWIETSLSSREIEEITIILLKLTKT; from the coding sequence ATGGACGAAGAACTTCAAGAGATCATCGAGCAGCAACGGATCCATTGGCCCGAATCGTTCCATGAATTGCTGACCCCATTTTTTCACACGTTGCATCGGGCGCACGGGGTCATTTTGGGACAGGCGTTCAAGGTGATGGGGCACCATGATCTGAGTCCGGCGGAATTTGATGTTTTGGCGAGTCTGCGACGTTCGGCACCTCCCCATGAAATGACGCCATCGCAATTGCAAAAAGCGCTGTTGCTCACATCGGGAGGTCTGACGAAGGTATTGCAGGAACTGGAACGACGGCATTTGATCACCCGCTCCACGGCCATGGAGGATCGCCGGGTCAAACCCGTTCGGTTGACTGTTGATGCCCTTCCGTTGGTGGAACAGGTCATGAATTCGATGATTCGGCAGGTGGGAGGCTGGATCGAAACATCACTTTCCAGCAGAGAAATTGAGGAAATCACTATAATATTGTTAAAACTGACAAAAACATGA
- a CDS encoding efflux transporter outer membrane subunit: MPTFFHFLFSLMILLGLEGCILMGPDYRRPEEKMPRGNWQAALPHDGSRENMTQWWGRFEDETLNRLLAATLDHHPGLEGAWAAIEIARAGLVVQEAGGTVKTELAASATRSGNHGNSPQTYEMSTAASVVDATWEIDLFGRIRRASESASAKVAARTADWHGLRVSLAAEVATTYVEWRGCMRLLDSLAHERTSREQTLASTLRAVEGGLVAPSDGDLARAALDESRSQWTLQQATCDMAIKSIVVLSGLEENEVRHLLKANTQLWPKIAPFAVTTLPARLLSQRPDLVATEEELVAANAEIGVAEASRYPRLSLLGSIGVGSVALGTNTLDNQPWSFGPALSLPLLDGGVRDANVRSARGRWNMALANYRQAVLNAVREVENALVNLSGTRQRLQDTRSAAHGYASFLAASEKNWKTGGISLLNLEEARRRSLGAERQVIQLEKLEIQQWINLYKALGGGWDPESIVAPTSRRA; this comes from the coding sequence ATGCCCACTTTTTTCCACTTTCTTTTTTCGCTGATGATCCTGCTCGGCCTGGAAGGATGCATCCTGATGGGACCCGATTATCGCAGGCCGGAAGAAAAAATGCCTCGGGGAAACTGGCAGGCCGCTTTGCCGCACGATGGCTCACGGGAAAACATGACCCAGTGGTGGGGCAGATTCGAGGACGAGACATTAAATCGATTGCTGGCAGCAACGCTTGACCACCATCCAGGACTGGAGGGGGCATGGGCGGCCATCGAGATCGCCCGGGCCGGGCTGGTGGTCCAGGAGGCGGGAGGAACAGTCAAAACAGAATTGGCCGCAAGCGCGACCCGAAGCGGCAATCATGGCAATTCGCCCCAAACTTATGAAATGTCCACGGCGGCTTCCGTGGTGGACGCCACATGGGAAATCGATCTTTTTGGACGCATCCGCCGCGCCTCGGAAAGCGCTTCCGCCAAGGTGGCGGCTCGAACTGCCGATTGGCACGGCTTGCGGGTCTCGCTGGCGGCGGAAGTGGCAACCACGTATGTGGAATGGCGTGGTTGCATGCGCCTCCTTGACAGCCTTGCCCATGAACGAACCTCTCGTGAACAAACCCTCGCCAGTACGCTGCGGGCGGTCGAAGGGGGGCTGGTCGCGCCAAGCGATGGCGATCTGGCCCGGGCCGCTTTGGACGAATCCCGCTCCCAATGGACCTTGCAACAGGCAACCTGTGACATGGCAATCAAAAGTATTGTCGTTCTCAGTGGGCTTGAGGAAAATGAGGTACGTCATCTCCTGAAGGCAAACACACAACTCTGGCCAAAGATCGCCCCATTCGCAGTGACGACCCTTCCAGCCCGTTTGTTGAGTCAAAGACCCGATCTGGTAGCCACCGAAGAAGAACTGGTGGCAGCCAATGCCGAAATCGGCGTCGCCGAGGCGAGCCGCTATCCAAGGTTGTCACTGTTGGGCAGCATCGGGGTCGGCAGCGTCGCCCTCGGCACAAATACCCTGGACAATCAACCATGGAGCTTCGGTCCCGCCCTTTCCCTGCCACTCCTCGACGGCGGCGTTCGCGACGCCAATGTCCGCTCGGCACGGGGACGATGGAACATGGCCCTGGCCAATTATCGTCAGGCCGTGCTGAACGCCGTCCGCGAGGTCGAAAATGCCCTGGTCAACCTGTCCGGGACCCGGCAACGCCTTCAGGATACCCGCTCGGCGGCACATGGCTATGCCTCCTTCCTGGCCGCCAGTGAAAAAAATTGGAAAACAGGTGGGATCAGCCTTCTGAACCTGGAAGAGGCACGGCGACGAAGCCTCGGCGCTGAACGACAGGTGATTCAACTCGAAAAACTTGAAATCCAACAATGGATCAATCTCTACAAGGCGCTGGGAGGTGGGTGGGATCCGGAATCGATCGTGGCGCCGACCAGCAGGAGAGCGTGA